The genomic window CAAATATCGAAAACTCCATCCCAGAGTTTTTAGAGTTGATAGCTCAACAAAAAATTACTGTGGTTAATATACCTACTGCTTTTTGGTATGAGTTAGTTAATGATTTAAACCTATCGCCACAACCCTTACCCAATAGTCTACGTCTGGTCATGGTTGGTGGAGAAAAAGTTGCACAAACAGCTTATCAAACTTGGGTAAAACTATTTGGGGAGCAAGTGCAATGGCTCAATGGCTATGGTTCAATGGAAACCACACTTACGGCGACTGTTTATAGCCCAGAAAGTGCTACCATGTCTATTAATCAGAAGACAGAAATTCCTATTGGTAAACCCATTGCCAATACTCAAATTTATATCCTTGATCATTTATTACAGCCCTTACCAATAGGCGTTCCTGGGGAAATTTATATTGGTGGTATTGGTGTTGCTCAAGGTTATGGGAATCATCCTGAATTAACTACTAAGAAATTTATTCCTAACCCCTTTGAGGAATCAAAAGGTAAGAGACTTTACAGAACTGGAGATTTAGGCCGTTATTTACCAGATGGTAATATCGAGTATTTGGGATGCAGTGATAAACAAGCCAAAATCAACGGTTTTCGCGTGGATTTAGGAGAGATAGAAGCTTTAATCAACCAACATCAAGCCATCACTCAAGTGGTAGTAACGGCTGAAACAACTCCTAGACATCAACGTTTAATTGCTTATATTGTCCCCCAACCAGAACAGACAATTAACAGTGAGGACTTGCAAAGTTTTCTGGCTCACACACTGCCAGATCACTTAATACCTTCAGATTTTGTCTTCCTAGAATCTCTACCTTTAACTGCAAATGGTGAAGTTAATCGCCGCGCTTTACCTAACCCAGAAGTATTGACCCCCCAGTCATCATTAACCTATGTAGCACCTCACACACCTGTAGAACAGCAATTGGCAGAAATTTGGGCAGAGGTTCTAAAGTTGGAGCGGGTAGGAATCCACGATAATTTCTTTGAGCTAGGTGGTCATTCGCTTTTGACTGTGCCATTAGTAAGTAAAATTGAGGCGTGTTTTGGCAAAAAGATACCTCTGAGTACAATTTTAAGCTCTCCTACGATTTCACAATTAGGCGAATTTCTTGCTCCATCACCAAAAACTATCTCTAATCGGGATGTAGTTGTCCTACTGAGAGCAGGAGATAAAACACCTCCTGTCTTTCTGATTCATGATGGGGATGGTGAAATATTACTCTATCGTTCTTTGGCTTATTATCTACAAACAGGCACTCCTGTGTATGGCGTTCAACCCTATGATAGTGATGGACTTCCCATCTTCCATACCCGGATTGAAGATATAGCAAGTTATTACATTGAGCAAATTCGTCAGGTGCAACCCCAGGGTCCTTATTTCCTAGGTGGTCTTTGTATAGGGGGTGTCTTAGCCTTTGAGATAGCTCTGCAACTGCAAAAGCAAGGGCAGAAAATCGAGATGCTTGCGCTGCTAGATTCGGCAGATGTTGAAGTTCCTAAACGAACCGATTATTTTACTGAGCAGCGTTTAAACAGGGTTACAACCATGCTCAAAAGCAATACCTATCTTAAACTGCATGAACAGTTTATATATGCGTTGAAGCAAATCAGTCAAAAAGCTGTCAACTTGACTATTTATGAGTCACAAAAGCTAGTAGAGCAGATTAGCGATCGCATTCAGCTCATATTATTGAGCTACTCTTTAAAGAAAGATATCCCCTTACCCGAATTTTTGCAGAGCCTTTCTGTGCGAAAAGTGCTGATGTGGGCGCAAAAACGCTATGTACCTCAAGGAATGTGTGTAGGAGATTTACTGCTCTTCAGGGCGATGAAAAAAACTAGCATCTTTGATGGCACATCAATTGATGATACCCCTACAATTGAACTCGTCCTTGATCCTCTGTTGGGTTGGGGTAAACGAGTAACAAAGGAAGTTGAAGTTCATGATGTACCTGCCGGGCATTCTAGTATGCTGCAAGAACCGTATGTTCAGTTAGTAGCTGAGAAAATACAAGCTCATATCAATGCAGTTAGAACAGATTAGACGCTAGTAGATATATCTAATTTGACAATCCCACAGCTTAAAGCCGTGGGATTCTTGGTTTACAAGAGAAGAAAGAAAGCAGTTCGTCCTGGTGTTGCAGAGAGGTCAGGAGGGGAGTAGTATGAAAGAAGTTTAAATCTCCAGTGAATTCTCAATTCACTGGAGATAAATGACTCAGTAAGCACCACTATTTTTATTAAACACAATGGCAACAGTTTTGAAAATTAGCTTCAAATCGTACATCAGACTCCAGTTTTTTTGATAGAGCAAATCTAAGCGAATTACATCTTCAAAACTGCGGACTGTAGAACGTCCATTCACTTGCCATTCTCCAGTCATTCCTGGTTTTACATCCAAACGCTGCCATTCCGGTACTTCATATTGTTCTACTTCATCGGGTGTAGGAGGTCTAGTCCCTACTAGGCTCATATCTCCTGTCAATACGTTCCAAAATTGTGGTAACTCATCAATGCTGGTTCGCCGAATAAATCTACCTACACGCGTAATTCTGGGATCATTTTCATTCTTAAAAAAAGCACCCTGTACTTGATTTTTAACTTGGGATTTTTTCGCTTCTGCATCTATACACATAGAGCGAAACTTCCAAATTTTGAACGGCTTTCCCATCCAACCACAACGAGTTTGACCAAAGAAAATGGGTCCTGGATTGTCAATTTGAATAGCAATTACCAGGGGAATAAATAAAACTCCTGTGATCACCAAACCTATTAAAGCCCCGATAATATCTATAAATCTTTTAATCCAGGATCCTACAGAGGGATGAGTCGTCGGTAGTTGCTCTTTATCGGCGGCTATAGGCAATTTTTCATTACTAGACTCAATAGAAAAAACTGTATCTAGTCCAGTCAAATTGAGAACTGCTAAAACCTGCGGTGTAACATTCCGTAGGAACATGAGAATTCCCTTTTCTTGGGTGGTTTTCCAAGTAGCAATTAAAGCTCCTAAACCACTACTATCCATAAAAGTGGTTTGCTCGAAGTCAATAATAACTTCCCTGGGATGAGTCTCTCCTTGAATTATCTCTTGGCAGACTTGCTTCAAGCTTACTGCTTCAAATACGCTAAACTTCCCAGGTATCTTTATTGTGAATGTTGAGCCTGATCTTGTGATGGGAAAATTGACCTCGCTTAGGTTGCTAGTTACAAATGTCGGCACTATCGCTTCCATATGATTTAATCTGCTAAATATTTATGTGTGGAAAATTACTTAATGCTCTATCCAGGCTTCAAGAGCTACCTGTTGTACTTAACAATACCATATTTTATTTTTGCAAATGTGAGATACACGGATTTTTTCAAGGCAAGATTTCAATTTATCGTTACTACCAATCTAGTACAAACCCATAAACCTTGGGTAAAGTACAGATTTTTACAAACCTATGTTATGAATTTAGGAAAAAATATAAAGATTTTACTGATAACAATATAAAATTTTAGTAAAGTGCAGATATTTTTGAGCAACCTTTCAAAGTAACCTTTAAAACATGGTATCTTAGTACTTGGGTAATTACATAAGTAAAAATGATTGTAAGTTTAAAAGGAAAGACTATTTACAATAGTCGAAGATTTATTTTATCGTGAGTTTTTTGTAATTGTGAAGAAATGGAAAGTCAATTAGCCAAGTCATGTTGTAAAAACACCAAATTACCTTTGTGTACAGGTTATGTGAAAAGTGTTTTTCTGTGATGTTAAGCAACTACTTATCCCTCTAACCCCCATTTTTAAAGGAATTAGGTGGTAGTCTGATTACCATTAAAAATATCGATTAGACTAAGAGGTTGTTTGAAAAGTTTCAGGAGGTATAAAAATGTCATTCTGACTGGAGTCCTGAGCAAAGTGTAGGAACTGGAAGGTTCGCGCAGCGTTCCGCAGGAAAGAATCTAGGCTTTGTGGCACATACCGAGATGTTACCCTGCGGGAAGGCTTTCAGCAAACATTCCGCTACTCTCCATTCAACATGACAAAGAAACAGACTTTTCAAACAACCTCTAAACAGTAAATATTTTCTAACAAATAAATTAGTTCCAATTTCGAGAGTATTTATGAAACAATCCAAGGTGCTGAATGTGGCTATCAACAACATCACAATGATGGAGTTGTTGCAAAAGTTAGAATATGGCGGTGTTGTGTTCACTCCCAACGTGAATCACATTATGCAATTACAGAAAAAACAACAATTTTATTCTGTTTATCAAAAAGCTGATTACATAGTTTGTGATAGCAAAATTGTGTTGTACGCTTCTCATTTTTTGAATAATCCGGTCAAAGAAAAAATAGCAGGTTCAGATTTGTTTCCAGCTTTTTGTAACTATTATCGGCACAATGAGAATATTAAAATCTTTTTACTGGGTTCTCAATCAGAAGTAGTTAAGACTGCTCAAAGAAAAATTAATGCGAGAATTGGGCGTAATATAGTTGTCGCAGCCCATTCACCATCCTTTGGATTTGAGAAAAATGAGCAAGAATGTGAGGAAATTATCAATCTCATCAATGCTTCAGAGGCTACGGTTTTAGCAATTGGTGTAGGTGCTCCCAAGCAGGAAATTTGGATTGCTAAATATAAACAACAATTAAAGAAAATCAAAATATTTTTGGCTATTGGCGCAACCATTGATTTTGAAGCAGGTTATGTCAAGCGATCGCCACGATGGATGAGTGAAGTGGGGCTAGAATGGCTTTATAGACTAATTAGTGAGCCTAAGAGACTGTGGAAACGATATGTTTTTGATGCTATCCCCTTCTTACTTTTGATATTGCAACAAAGACTAAACCTTTACAGTAATCCTTGGTCAGATGCTCCCCAAGGCGATATCGACAACTGGAAGAAGAAAACGTTGTCAAAAATATTTCAGATCAGAGACCAAATTACCTCCAGTAATGAGGACTTACAGATGACTCCAGAAAAAGAAGCCGCTCTGCAAGAACATATACAGGCGATCGCCAAAATATTATATGAAGATGCTCCCGTCGAAGAAACGACTACCCTGGCAGAAATCGAACAAACTGTACAGAAACAGATCCAGAAATATGTAATACCAGAGGTAGAAGTTTTATTAGCCAAATCTTCATAAGCCTTATATAGTTAACATTACATAGTTAATACTGTGCAAGTATTACCAAATCAAGAATCCATAAAGGATACGCAGTAGATAGCAACTTCTGTTTCTTTGTAAAGAGTTCGAGGTAAATGAAACAATTTGCCCTATGGTCAACAAGATTTGTTAGGTTATTAGACATCATGAAAAAGTAGCTAAGTAGATGAGGGTATTATAGATATAATATACAATGTCATTGCGTTCCCTACGCGATGCTGACGTGTATCTTGACTCCCAAGGTGTTACTCCTAGAGTCTTGTAGAGAGAAACGAAGCAATCTCAGTCTTTGTGATTGCTTTATCCCGCGTCGCAAAGATACCTTACATTTAATCATGCCTACCTACTTAGTGAATTATGTATGTGAGTACACAGAGCAGGGAAAAGTCCAAAAGCAACTTAAAGTTATTTGGGGTACTTTTCTCATTAGTTCTAAATTTTGCTCAAAGGTATTAATATAATCTAGAGCTACTCATGTCAAAACTTTCTGAGATATTTATAACCTGTTCATAAATTAAGTAACTTGTATGGAGACTACGAACTTTACCGAAGAAATAGATATTCAAAAATATCTGCTGGTTCTCAAACGTCGCTGGTTAGTCATTGCAGGAGTTTTTGTTGTTTTTGCTACATTGGGTGGAGTTATTTCTGTCAAGCAACCTAGAAGCTATGAAGCAACTGGTAAATTGCTGTTTCAAATGAATAGAACCTCATCCTTGACTGGAATTGGAGGAAAAATAGGAGATTTAGAATCAATAGGATCTAACCCTCTCGCCACACAATCTTTGCTAGTCAAGTCTAAACCCATCCTAGAAGAGGTAATCAGTTCACTAAATCTAAAAGATGAAAAAGGCGAACGGCTGAAGCTTGAGTCAGTTAATATTAAGGTTGAACCAATTACAGGCACAGACGGTCTTACAGTTGGATATGTATCTGAAGACCCCTACTTGGCAGAAGCTTTAGTAAACCAGGTGATGAAGTCTTACATTGCCAATAATATTTTGACTAACCGATCAGAAGTGATGGCAGCAGGTGAATTTATTGCCAAACAATTACCAGGAGCTAAGGCGGAATTAGAGGAAGCTCAAAAAGCATTTCTACAGTTTAAAACTCAAAATAAGATTGTCAATCTCCAAGAGGAAAGCAGTGGGCTAGTAAAAAATACGATTAGCATTGATGCTGACTTAAACAATGCTCAGGCTCAACTAGCAGAGGCAATTACACGAGAGAAACAAATACTTAGTCAAATAAATTTACCAGCAGATAAAGCCATAGAAATTTCCTCCCTCAGTCAAGCTGCTGGTGTACAAGAAGCCTTAGTTGAACTTCAGAAAATTCAAACCCAGTTAAAAGTTCAACAAACACGTTATACAGACGAAAACCCAATTATTATTAACCTCAAAAATCAGGAAAAAGCCTTAAATTCTTTATTGGAAGAAAGGATTACTGAGTATGTAGGATACCCACTTCAGATTCAAACAGCTAAATTACAAGTTGGCGACATAAAAAGACAGTTCTCTTTAGAATTAGGACAATTGCAGTCACAACGCTTAGGATTAGCAAGAAGAATTACATCTTTATCTAATCTAAAATTAGCTTATAATCAGAGACTAGCAGCAATACCAAATCTAGAAAAAAAACACAGAGAGCTAGAACAAAGGTTATTAATCGCCCAAAAGAATTATGAGAATCTTTTGACAAAATTTCAAGAAATTAAAATAATAGAAAGCCAAACTATAGGTAATGCCCGTATTTTAGAATATGCTGAAGTTTATAGTAGTCCAACAGCGAGTAGAAGGAAAACATTAATTTTAGGAGCGGCAGTATTCGGAGGATTATCGTTTGGGGTAGCATTTGCATTTTTAGTCGATATAATTGA from Nostoc sp. UHCC 0870 includes these protein-coding regions:
- a CDS encoding anti-sigma factor antagonist (This anti-anti-sigma factor, or anti-sigma factor antagonist, belongs to a family that includes characterized members SpoIIAA, RsbV, RsfA, and RsfB.): MEAIVPTFVTSNLSEVNFPITRSGSTFTIKIPGKFSVFEAVSLKQVCQEIIQGETHPREVIIDFEQTTFMDSSGLGALIATWKTTQEKGILMFLRNVTPQVLAVLNLTGLDTVFSIESSNEKLPIAADKEQLPTTHPSVGSWIKRFIDIIGALIGLVITGVLFIPLVIAIQIDNPGPIFFGQTRCGWMGKPFKIWKFRSMCIDAEAKKSQVKNQVQGAFFKNENDPRITRVGRFIRRTSIDELPQFWNVLTGDMSLVGTRPPTPDEVEQYEVPEWQRLDVKPGMTGEWQVNGRSTVRSFEDVIRLDLLYQKNWSLMYDLKLIFKTVAIVFNKNSGAY
- a CDS encoding WecB/TagA/CpsF family glycosyltransferase, with amino-acid sequence MKQSKVLNVAINNITMMELLQKLEYGGVVFTPNVNHIMQLQKKQQFYSVYQKADYIVCDSKIVLYASHFLNNPVKEKIAGSDLFPAFCNYYRHNENIKIFLLGSQSEVVKTAQRKINARIGRNIVVAAHSPSFGFEKNEQECEEIINLINASEATVLAIGVGAPKQEIWIAKYKQQLKKIKIFLAIGATIDFEAGYVKRSPRWMSEVGLEWLYRLISEPKRLWKRYVFDAIPFLLLILQQRLNLYSNPWSDAPQGDIDNWKKKTLSKIFQIRDQITSSNEDLQMTPEKEAALQEHIQAIAKILYEDAPVEETTTLAEIEQTVQKQIQKYVIPEVEVLLAKSS
- a CDS encoding GumC family protein, whose product is METTNFTEEIDIQKYLLVLKRRWLVIAGVFVVFATLGGVISVKQPRSYEATGKLLFQMNRTSSLTGIGGKIGDLESIGSNPLATQSLLVKSKPILEEVISSLNLKDEKGERLKLESVNIKVEPITGTDGLTVGYVSEDPYLAEALVNQVMKSYIANNILTNRSEVMAAGEFIAKQLPGAKAELEEAQKAFLQFKTQNKIVNLQEESSGLVKNTISIDADLNNAQAQLAEAITREKQILSQINLPADKAIEISSLSQAAGVQEALVELQKIQTQLKVQQTRYTDENPIIINLKNQEKALNSLLEERITEYVGYPLQIQTAKLQVGDIKRQFSLELGQLQSQRLGLARRITSLSNLKLAYNQRLAAIPNLEKKHRELEQRLLIAQKNYENLLTKFQEIKIIESQTIGNARILEYAEVYSSPTASRRKTLILGAAVFGGLSFGVAFAFLVDIIDRRIKTAKEAEEIFRYTLLGLIPAFENSNITHKENSENTAFSETTRRVIVETSPRSMIHESFGMLQANLKFISLDKKIQTIAVTSSIAGEGKSEIAANLAAVIAQTGRRVLLMDADMRRPSQHHLWNLINSIGLSNVVVDQEYLSDTVQEVTPSLSVLTSGVIPPNPLALIDSEAMKNLIDRLSRKYDYIVFDTPPLLGNADAAVLSKLADGVLVVARIGFVDSASVTAAKSLLSRSEVNVLGIVANDVDISQEPNYLYYHSSSSEQSVAKVSSNNTIMKT